The Pantoea phytobeneficialis genome has a segment encoding these proteins:
- a CDS encoding Na/Pi cotransporter family protein: protein MLTLLNLLSAVALLVWGTHIVRTGIMRVYGADLRRVLSRSVEKKPMAFLAGIGVTALVQSSNATTMLVTSFVAQNLVSLTPALVVVLGADVGTAVMARILTFDLSWLSPLFILFGVIFFLGRKQTRLGQLGRASIGLGLILLALQLIVAAARPITQAAGVQVIFSTLTGDVMLDALIGAVFAIISYSSLAAVLITATLTATGVISFKVALCLVIGANLGSGLLAMINASGSNAAGKRVALGSLLFKLIGSIVILPFVNTVADVLDKLPVNDEELVIFFHVFYNLIRCIVMVPFADPMARLCRRMISDDAETDTVLKPKHLDSSALDTPALALVNAARETLRIGDVVEQMVETFSKVVHGELREERAVRRLDDDVDVLYTAIKLYLARMQKEDLAEEDSRRWAEIIEMALNLEQAGDIIERMSADVADKALAARRAFSPEGLEELETLQEQLLNNLRLSLSVFLSHDVASAKRLRRSKHRFRILIRRFSHAHVERLHRQNVQSIETSSLHLGLLGDMKRLNSLFCAVAYTVLEQPDDDRDDE from the coding sequence GTGTTAACCCTGTTAAACCTGTTATCTGCCGTGGCCCTGTTGGTGTGGGGCACACACATTGTTCGTACCGGCATTATGCGTGTGTATGGTGCCGATCTGCGTCGGGTACTTAGCCGCAGCGTCGAGAAAAAGCCGATGGCGTTTCTCGCCGGGATTGGCGTCACCGCGTTGGTGCAAAGCAGCAACGCCACCACCATGTTGGTCACCTCATTCGTCGCGCAGAATCTTGTCAGCCTGACACCCGCCCTGGTGGTGGTGCTGGGTGCTGACGTCGGTACGGCCGTCATGGCACGTATCCTGACCTTCGATCTTTCGTGGTTGTCGCCGCTGTTTATCCTGTTTGGCGTGATCTTTTTCCTCGGTCGAAAACAAACCCGTCTCGGTCAACTGGGACGAGCCAGCATCGGCCTCGGTCTGATCCTGCTGGCGCTGCAACTGATTGTCGCCGCCGCGCGCCCGATTACCCAGGCAGCGGGCGTACAGGTCATCTTTTCCACGCTGACCGGTGATGTGATGCTGGATGCCTTGATTGGCGCGGTGTTCGCCATCATCAGTTATTCCAGTCTGGCGGCGGTGTTGATTACCGCCACCCTGACCGCCACCGGGGTGATCTCCTTCAAAGTCGCGCTTTGTCTGGTGATTGGTGCCAATCTTGGCAGCGGCCTGCTGGCGATGATTAACGCCAGCGGCTCCAATGCTGCCGGCAAACGTGTCGCACTTGGCAGCCTGCTGTTTAAACTTATCGGTAGCATCGTGATTTTGCCGTTCGTTAATACCGTGGCAGACGTATTGGATAAGCTGCCAGTTAACGACGAAGAGTTGGTCATTTTCTTCCATGTGTTCTACAACCTGATCCGCTGCATCGTGATGGTCCCCTTCGCCGATCCGATGGCGCGCCTGTGCCGCCGGATGATTAGCGATGACGCAGAAACTGACACCGTGCTGAAACCGAAACACCTCGACAGCAGCGCGCTGGATACCCCCGCGCTGGCGCTGGTCAATGCGGCGCGTGAGACGTTACGCATTGGCGATGTGGTTGAGCAGATGGTCGAAACCTTCAGCAAGGTGGTGCACGGCGAGCTACGCGAGGAACGCGCGGTGCGACGGCTGGATGATGATGTTGATGTGTTGTACACCGCCATCAAACTCTATCTGGCACGTATGCAAAAGGAGGATCTGGCGGAAGAGGATTCGCGCCGCTGGGCGGAGATCATCGAAATGGCGCTTAACCTGGAACAGGCGGGCGACATTATCGAACGCATGAGCGCTGATGTGGCCGATAAAGCGCTGGCCGCACGCCGTGCCTTCTCACCGGAGGGGCTGGAGGAGCTGGAGACATTGCAGGAGCAGTTGCTGAATAACCTGCGCCTGAGCCTGTCGGTGTTTTTATCCCACGATGTCGCCAGCGCCAAACGTCTGCGCCGTTCCAAACATCGTTTCCGTATTCTGATTCGACGTTTTTCCCATGCCCATGTTGAGCGTCTGCATCGCCAGAACGTGCAAAGTATCGAAACCAGCTCGTTGCATCTGGGATTACTGGGAGATATGAAGCGTCTGAATTCGCTGTTCTGCGCCGTAGCCTACACGGTGCTGGAACAGCCGGATGACGACAGGGATGATGAATAA
- a CDS encoding ABC transporter ATP-binding protein, with amino-acid sequence MSYLNVTKLNKSYGPTTIFENIDFSADEGEFVTLLGPSGCGKSTLLRCIAGLTSVDNGQILLQGQDIVPLPPQKRTIGMVFQSYALFPNMTVEKNVAFGLKMQKLAASEIQSRVMEALALVELTDFARRYPHQLSGGQCQRVALARSLVTRPRLLLLDEPLSALDARIRRHLREQIRNIQQELKLTTIFVTHDQEEALTLSDRIVLMNRGKIVQNGNAEALYTQPADLFAAGFIGNYNLLSAEQATQLTGQTFTGQVAIRPESILMGAPESGIAATIISHSLLGNVIRYRVLAHNVELSVDVLNRSVADLHPAGMQIGLQLEMSTLRQVA; translated from the coding sequence ATGAGTTACCTGAACGTTACAAAGCTGAATAAAAGCTACGGCCCAACCACCATTTTCGAAAATATCGATTTCAGCGCCGACGAGGGCGAGTTCGTCACCCTGCTCGGCCCAAGCGGCTGTGGTAAATCAACGCTGCTGCGCTGCATTGCCGGGCTGACCTCGGTCGACAACGGGCAAATTCTGTTGCAGGGCCAGGATATCGTGCCGTTGCCGCCGCAGAAACGTACCATCGGCATGGTGTTTCAGAGCTATGCCCTGTTCCCGAATATGACGGTAGAAAAGAACGTCGCCTTCGGCCTGAAGATGCAAAAACTGGCGGCAAGTGAAATCCAAAGCCGGGTGATGGAAGCGCTGGCGCTGGTGGAACTGACCGACTTCGCCCGCCGCTATCCCCACCAACTGTCAGGCGGCCAGTGCCAGCGCGTGGCGCTGGCGCGTTCGCTGGTGACGCGGCCACGTCTGCTGCTGCTGGATGAACCGCTGTCGGCGCTTGATGCCCGTATTCGCCGCCATCTGCGCGAGCAAATCCGCAATATCCAGCAGGAACTGAAGCTCACCACCATCTTCGTGACGCACGACCAGGAAGAAGCGCTGACACTGTCAGATCGCATCGTGTTGATGAATCGTGGAAAAATCGTGCAAAACGGCAATGCCGAAGCGCTATATACTCAACCGGCCGATCTGTTTGCCGCCGGGTTTATCGGTAACTACAACCTGTTGAGTGCCGAGCAGGCAACGCAGTTAACCGGCCAGACGTTCACCGGTCAGGTGGCGATTCGCCCGGAATCGATTCTGATGGGTGCGCCAGAGTCAGGTATTGCGGCCACCATTATCAGCCACAGCCTGCTGGGTAACGTGATCCGTTATCGTGTGCTGGCGCACAATGTGGAACTTTCGGTCGATGTTCTGAACCGTAGCGTGGCAGATTTACACCCCGCCGGGATGCAGATTGGGCTACAGTTAGAGATGTCGACGTTGCGCCAGGTCGCTTAA
- a CDS encoding ABC transporter permease gives MSRVEKFYHRLIVWLLLVILAAPLLATLLYALSSDWSNTILPQGYTLKWFFELWSDSRFLTALGHSLLICFGALLFSLVLVLPAMFVIAYYFPKLDSVMNVLILMPFAVPPVVSSVGLLQLYSSSPLMLTGTPWILIGCYFTIALPFIYRAISNNMQAINLKELIDAAHLLGASTWQAALFVVLPNLRKGVFIAVLLSFSFLIGEFVFANLLVGTRYETLQVYLYNMRNGSGHFTSALVISYFVVVLLVTWLANALNPERG, from the coding sequence ATGTCTCGCGTCGAAAAATTTTACCATCGCCTGATTGTCTGGCTGCTGCTGGTGATTCTGGCGGCTCCGCTGTTGGCAACGCTGTTGTATGCGCTCTCCTCCGACTGGAGCAACACCATTCTGCCGCAGGGCTACACGCTGAAATGGTTCTTTGAACTGTGGAGCGACAGTCGTTTCCTGACGGCGCTCGGCCATTCGCTGTTGATTTGCTTTGGTGCGCTGTTGTTCTCGTTAGTGCTGGTGCTGCCTGCGATGTTTGTGATCGCTTACTACTTTCCGAAGCTGGACTCGGTTATGAACGTGCTGATTCTGATGCCGTTCGCCGTACCGCCGGTAGTGTCATCGGTCGGCTTGTTGCAGCTTTACTCCTCATCACCGCTGATGCTCACCGGCACGCCGTGGATTCTGATTGGCTGTTATTTCACCATCGCGCTGCCATTTATCTATCGTGCCATCTCCAACAATATGCAGGCCATCAACCTGAAAGAGTTGATTGATGCCGCGCATCTGCTGGGCGCCAGCACCTGGCAGGCAGCGCTGTTTGTGGTGCTGCCGAACCTGCGCAAAGGTGTATTTATAGCCGTGCTGCTCTCCTTCTCTTTCCTGATAGGTGAGTTTGTATTCGCTAACCTGCTGGTCGGCACCCGCTATGAAACCTTGCAGGTTTACCTCTACAACATGCGCAACGGCAGCGGCCATTTCACCAGCGCGCTGGTGATCTCCTATTTTGTTGTCGTCCTGCTGGTCACCTGGCTGGCGAATGCCCTCAATCCTGAACGAGGCTGA
- a CDS encoding ABC transporter permease, producing MKGKGLALLLLLPFALFWVAFQLAPLLWIAINSFWSDMNESWGLDNYSDILTSPFYLQAFRLSLDISIWSSIYGLLIALVAGYSLHQMGSGRFQRFLMSFTNMTSNFAGVPLAFAFVILLGLNGCLTLLLRHYNLLESFKLFSRDGMVIVYTWFQIPLGILLLYPAFDGLRQDWQESAALLGASRWRYWWHIGLPILFPALLGTFVILLANALGAYATIYALTTGNFNVVPVRIAALVSGDISLDPNTGGALAMLLVLLMAVITVVQQYLVRRSYLNAKPS from the coding sequence ATGAAGGGTAAGGGCCTGGCGCTACTACTGTTGCTGCCGTTCGCCCTGTTCTGGGTGGCATTCCAGCTCGCCCCTTTGCTGTGGATCGCCATCAACAGCTTCTGGAGCGACATGAACGAAAGCTGGGGACTGGATAACTACAGCGATATCCTGACCTCGCCGTTCTATTTACAGGCTTTTCGCCTGTCGCTGGATATCTCGATCTGGTCGAGTATTTATGGCCTGTTAATCGCGCTGGTCGCCGGATACTCACTGCATCAGATGGGCAGTGGACGCTTTCAGCGCTTTTTGATGTCGTTTACCAATATGACCAGCAACTTCGCCGGCGTGCCGCTGGCGTTTGCCTTTGTCATTTTACTCGGACTGAACGGCTGCCTGACGTTGCTGCTGCGCCATTACAATTTGCTGGAAAGCTTCAAACTGTTCTCGCGCGACGGCATGGTGATTGTCTACACCTGGTTCCAGATCCCGCTCGGCATTTTGCTGCTCTACCCGGCTTTTGATGGCTTGCGTCAGGACTGGCAGGAATCCGCCGCGTTGCTCGGTGCCAGCCGCTGGCGCTACTGGTGGCATATCGGGCTACCGATTCTGTTCCCGGCCCTGCTCGGCACCTTCGTGATTCTGCTCGCCAACGCCCTTGGTGCTTACGCCACCATTTATGCGCTCACCACTGGCAACTTTAACGTGGTGCCGGTACGTATCGCCGCCCTGGTATCGGGTGATATTTCGCTGGATCCTAATACCGGCGGCGCGCTGGCGATGCTGTTGGTGCTGTTGATGGCGGTGATTACCGTGGTGCAGCAGTATCTGGTGCGCCGCAGTTATCTCAACGCCAAACCGTCCTGA
- a CDS encoding alkaline phosphatase family protein, whose translation MKTILVVLDGLSNQVAQHAMGYLFAECAQGNGQYYTLTCELPSLSRPLYECILTGIPPVRSGIIHNGVSRLSKERSIFHYARAAGLTTAAAAYHWVSELYNQTPFNAARDRHTVAPDLPIQYGHFYWDDGYPDSHLFEDAESLRLRHDPDFMLIHPMNIDDAGHKHSLSSPQYRNRARMADGYLSHWMPGWLAAGYQVIVTADHGMNDDRSHGGILPEETNVPLFVFGEGFSKQPDLQPRQTELCGIVCTLLGVEHDKPVCRDLLAEPRHEG comes from the coding sequence ATGAAAACAATCCTGGTGGTACTGGATGGGCTGAGCAATCAGGTGGCACAGCACGCAATGGGTTACCTGTTTGCCGAATGCGCGCAGGGCAATGGCCAATATTACACCCTGACCTGCGAGTTGCCGTCGCTGTCGCGGCCGCTGTACGAATGTATTCTCACCGGCATCCCGCCGGTGCGTAGCGGCATCATTCATAATGGCGTCAGTCGGTTGAGCAAAGAGCGCAGCATCTTCCATTATGCCCGCGCCGCCGGTTTAACCACCGCAGCTGCGGCGTACCACTGGGTGAGTGAGCTGTACAATCAGACCCCGTTTAACGCAGCGCGCGACCGGCATACGGTCGCGCCTGACCTGCCCATTCAATATGGGCACTTTTACTGGGACGACGGCTATCCGGATTCCCACCTGTTTGAAGATGCCGAAAGCCTGCGTCTGCGCCACGACCCGGACTTTATGCTGATCCACCCGATGAATATTGACGATGCCGGGCACAAACATAGCCTGTCGTCACCACAGTATCGCAACCGTGCGCGCATGGCCGATGGTTATCTGTCGCACTGGATGCCAGGCTGGTTGGCTGCCGGTTACCAGGTGATTGTCACCGCCGACCACGGCATGAACGACGATCGCTCTCACGGCGGGATTCTGCCGGAGGAAACCAACGTGCCGCTGTTCGTGTTTGGTGAAGGCTTCTCAAAACAGCCGGATCTGCAACCACGACAGACCGAGTTGTGCGGCATCGTCTGCACCCTGTTGGGCGTCGAGCATGATAAACCGGTATGCCGTGACCTGCTGGCGGAGCCGCGTCATGAAGGGTAA
- a CDS encoding ABC transporter substrate-binding protein, with product MKALIASVVASAVLLALPAAQAADNDLAALEKAARSEGQINSVGMPDSWANWKDTWNDISSKYGLKHSDTDMSSAQELAKFAAEKENASADIGDVGAAFGPVAVAKGLAQPYKPTHWDQVPDWAKDKEGNWMLAYTGTIAFLVDKQQVKDVPHSWADLKKGKYVVTIGDVGVAAQAANGVLAANYALGGDEKNLKPALNFFADLAKQSRLGVTDPVIANIEKGEIQVAVVWDFNGLNYRDQIDKNRYEVVIPSDGSVTSGYTTIINKYAKHPNAAKLAREYIFSDAGQTNLAKGYARPIRAKYLTLPADVQAKLLPESEYKNARPIKDQAAWDKSSKALPRLWQENVIINMQQ from the coding sequence ATGAAAGCGTTAATCGCCTCTGTAGTAGCCAGTGCCGTACTGCTTGCGTTGCCAGCCGCGCAAGCCGCCGACAACGACCTCGCCGCGTTGGAAAAAGCCGCGCGCAGTGAAGGTCAAATCAACAGCGTCGGTATGCCAGATAGCTGGGCCAACTGGAAAGATACCTGGAATGACATCAGTAGCAAATATGGCCTGAAGCACAGCGATACCGATATGTCATCGGCGCAGGAGCTGGCTAAATTTGCCGCCGAAAAAGAAAATGCCAGCGCCGATATCGGTGACGTGGGTGCCGCTTTTGGCCCGGTCGCGGTAGCGAAAGGTCTGGCACAGCCCTACAAGCCGACGCACTGGGATCAGGTGCCGGACTGGGCGAAAGATAAAGAAGGCAACTGGATGCTGGCCTATACCGGCACCATCGCGTTCCTCGTCGACAAGCAGCAGGTGAAAGATGTCCCGCATAGCTGGGCCGATCTGAAAAAAGGTAAGTATGTGGTCACTATCGGTGACGTCGGTGTGGCTGCTCAGGCTGCCAACGGTGTTCTGGCGGCTAACTACGCGCTGGGCGGTGACGAGAAAAACCTGAAACCGGCACTGAACTTCTTTGCTGACCTCGCCAAACAAAGCCGTCTCGGCGTGACCGATCCGGTAATTGCCAACATTGAGAAAGGCGAAATCCAGGTTGCTGTGGTGTGGGACTTCAACGGTCTGAACTACCGCGATCAGATCGACAAAAACCGCTATGAAGTGGTGATCCCATCCGACGGTTCCGTGACGTCTGGCTACACCACCATCATCAACAAATACGCCAAACACCCGAACGCCGCCAAACTGGCGCGCGAATATATCTTCTCTGATGCCGGTCAGACTAACCTGGCAAAAGGTTACGCACGCCCGATTCGTGCCAAATACCTCACGCTGCCAGCTGACGTGCAGGCCAAACTGCTGCCGGAATCTGAGTACAAAAATGCCCGACCGATCAAAGACCAGGCTGCCTGGGATAAATCGTCAAAAGCACTGCCGCGTCTGTGGCAAGAGAACGTGATCATCAATATGCAGCAGTAA
- a CDS encoding UTRA domain-containing protein gives MLSKTADVIAAALHSRIDAGEFTSGRLPAERSLSEQYSTTRITLREALGSLEAQGVIYRELRRGWFLAPPRLVYNPLHHSHFHAMAAQQGRIASTEVIEARKAPVQSSVAHQLQLAEGDEVYLIRRLRRIDGRAVLYVEHYLNPHYFPGLLDEDLTRSLTDLYNHRYGIRYGGARFTILPGPLPAHAAPALNVASGTPGLLITRTNRDQHKRVIDCDCEYWRYDALCVDVDV, from the coding sequence ATGTTGTCGAAAACGGCAGATGTCATCGCAGCCGCGCTGCATAGTCGGATTGACGCAGGCGAGTTCACCAGCGGGCGTTTGCCTGCGGAACGCAGCCTGAGCGAACAATATTCCACCACGCGTATTACCTTGCGTGAAGCGCTGGGATCGCTGGAGGCACAGGGTGTTATTTACCGTGAATTGCGCCGCGGTTGGTTTCTCGCCCCGCCGAGATTGGTGTACAACCCGTTGCACCACAGCCATTTCCACGCGATGGCTGCCCAACAGGGGCGGATTGCCAGCACTGAGGTGATTGAAGCGCGTAAAGCGCCGGTGCAGTCCTCGGTGGCGCATCAACTGCAACTGGCTGAAGGCGATGAGGTTTACCTGATTCGCCGTCTGCGCCGCATTGATGGGCGCGCGGTGCTGTATGTGGAGCACTATCTTAACCCACACTATTTTCCGGGCCTGCTTGACGAGGACCTCACCCGTTCCCTGACTGATCTGTATAACCACCGCTATGGCATTCGTTACGGCGGTGCACGTTTTACTATCCTGCCAGGGCCATTACCCGCCCATGCCGCGCCAGCATTAAATGTCGCCAGCGGCACGCCAGGATTGCTGATTACCCGCACCAACCGTGATCAGCACAAACGTGTCATCGACTGCGACTGTGAGTACTGGCGCTATGATGCGCTGTGCGTGGATGTGGATGTCTGA
- the psiE gene encoding phosphate-starvation-inducible protein PsiE, translated as MTEKSAAGQLIATALQWVLNLGLVILAIILVVFLGKETIHLANVLFSTGEQASSFLLIEGIVIYFLYFEFIALIVKYFQSGYHFPLRYFVYIGITAIIRLIIVDHKNPFDTLCYSAAILILVVTLWLANSNRLKRE; from the coding sequence ATGACTGAAAAATCAGCGGCGGGGCAACTGATTGCCACGGCTCTGCAATGGGTGTTGAACCTGGGATTGGTGATCCTGGCGATCATTCTGGTGGTATTCCTGGGTAAGGAAACCATTCATCTGGCCAACGTGCTGTTTAGCACTGGCGAACAGGCGTCGTCCTTTCTGCTGATCGAAGGGATTGTGATCTACTTTCTCTATTTCGAATTTATCGCGTTGATTGTGAAGTATTTCCAGTCTGGTTATCACTTCCCATTGCGCTATTTCGTCTATATCGGCATCACTGCGATCATTCGGTTGATTATCGTCGACCATAAAAACCCGTTCGATACGCTGTGCTACTCCGCCGCCATTCTGATTCTGGTGGTGACGCTGTGGCTCGCGAACAGCAACAGATTGAAACGCGAGTAA
- a CDS encoding prolyl oligopeptidase family serine peptidase, translating into MTPEQHQDLLNALEQPLNDQALSWVATQNSLTTAQFAQGSRFQQAQQATLHWLNDKSNIPWVTHYRESLYNFWQDEEHPRGIWRRTNAVSYQSAEPEWETVLDLDQLNQQENSHWSFHGAQPLYPDYARALIYLSSGGDACEIREFDLVSKTFINDGFFLPVSKSRVSWVDENTLLLSLDAGGETLTSSGYPRCVRRWQRGTSPESAPLIYAGEVNDLSVSAWRIHTPGYEKELVYRGIDFYRHQTWLLKDQGQLEHIAIPDDATAGFFKEWLLVTLTSRWQIADEVYPAGALLAINLDDFQQGKRHFTPLFTPDAHTTLNSYSATRDYLLIDKIRDVVETVSVLTWAEGEWQTVEEISLNDATNVFAHALDNESNRYALISHGFLQPRRLSWGDFDRQTRVEVKQDPASFDATNFAVTQHFALSLDGTPVPYFQVSAKNLTLSGDHPTLLNGYGGFEVSLTPSYLGAKGATWLQKGGVYVVANIRGGGEYGPQWHQAALKEHRHRAYEDFAAVAADLVARNVTCPARLAARGGSNGGLLIGNMLTDYPAYFGALVCEVPLLDMANYHRWLAGASWIAEYGDPDKPEEWQWLKNYSPFDKVQADKTYPPTLFTTGTRDDRVSPAHARKMVARMQQQGHQQVWLYEETEAGHGNAPEKGQIAFKMALVEEFLWQMLMGN; encoded by the coding sequence ATGACGCCAGAACAACATCAGGATCTGTTAAACGCACTGGAGCAACCCCTAAACGACCAGGCACTCAGCTGGGTCGCCACACAAAACAGCCTTACCACTGCTCAATTCGCTCAGGGCAGCCGTTTCCAACAGGCCCAGCAAGCGACGCTGCATTGGCTGAATGACAAGTCCAACATTCCCTGGGTTACCCACTATCGCGAGAGCCTGTATAACTTCTGGCAGGATGAGGAACATCCGCGCGGTATCTGGCGGCGTACTAACGCGGTCTCCTATCAGAGCGCCGAACCCGAGTGGGAAACCGTGCTGGATTTGGATCAACTCAACCAGCAGGAAAACAGCCACTGGAGTTTTCATGGCGCCCAGCCACTCTACCCCGACTACGCGCGTGCGCTGATTTACCTCTCCAGCGGCGGCGATGCCTGTGAGATACGCGAGTTTGATCTGGTCAGTAAGACCTTTATCAACGACGGCTTTTTTCTCCCTGTCAGCAAAAGCCGGGTGAGTTGGGTAGATGAAAACACCCTTTTACTCAGCCTGGATGCGGGGGGCGAAACCCTGACCTCTTCCGGCTATCCACGCTGTGTCCGTCGCTGGCAGCGCGGCACGTCCCCTGAATCCGCCCCGTTGATTTACGCAGGTGAGGTCAACGATCTCTCGGTTTCTGCCTGGCGTATTCATACTCCGGGTTATGAGAAAGAGTTGGTGTATCGCGGGATCGATTTTTACCGTCATCAAACCTGGTTACTGAAAGATCAGGGCCAGCTGGAACACATTGCCATCCCGGATGATGCCACTGCCGGTTTTTTCAAAGAGTGGCTGCTGGTTACCCTGACCAGCCGCTGGCAGATAGCGGATGAGGTCTACCCGGCTGGCGCGTTACTGGCGATTAACCTGGACGATTTTCAACAGGGAAAACGCCACTTCACTCCCCTGTTTACGCCAGATGCGCACACCACATTGAATAGCTACTCTGCCACGCGTGATTATCTGTTGATCGATAAGATCCGTGACGTGGTGGAAACCGTCAGCGTACTAACGTGGGCAGAAGGAGAGTGGCAGACGGTTGAGGAGATCAGCCTCAATGATGCCACCAATGTGTTTGCGCATGCGCTGGATAATGAGAGCAACCGCTACGCACTGATCAGCCACGGTTTTTTGCAGCCGAGACGTCTGAGCTGGGGTGACTTTGATCGACAAACGCGCGTAGAGGTGAAGCAGGATCCGGCCAGCTTTGACGCCACAAACTTTGCAGTGACGCAACATTTTGCGCTATCGCTGGATGGCACCCCTGTTCCCTATTTCCAGGTTAGCGCCAAAAATCTGACGTTGAGCGGCGATCACCCGACGTTACTCAATGGCTACGGCGGCTTTGAAGTTTCACTGACGCCCTCTTATCTGGGTGCGAAAGGCGCGACATGGCTGCAAAAAGGCGGCGTTTACGTGGTGGCAAATATTCGCGGTGGGGGTGAGTATGGCCCGCAGTGGCACCAGGCGGCGTTGAAAGAGCATCGTCACCGGGCTTATGAGGATTTTGCTGCTGTCGCTGCTGACCTGGTCGCGCGCAATGTCACCTGCCCGGCACGTCTTGCCGCACGCGGCGGCAGCAATGGCGGATTGCTGATTGGCAATATGTTGACGGACTACCCCGCATACTTCGGCGCGTTGGTCTGCGAAGTTCCGCTGCTGGATATGGCGAACTATCATCGCTGGCTGGCAGGCGCATCCTGGATTGCGGAATATGGCGATCCGGACAAACCGGAAGAGTGGCAATGGCTGAAAAACTATTCCCCCTTCGACAAGGTTCAGGCCGATAAAACCTATCCTCCCACCCTGTTTACCACCGGAACCCGGGATGATCGCGTGAGTCCGGCGCACGCCCGTAAAATGGTGGCGCGGATGCAGCAACAAGGACATCAGCAGGTTTGGTTATATGAAGAAACCGAGGCCGGACACGGTAACGCGCCAGAGAAAGGACAGATTGCATTCAAGATGGCGTTAGTGGAGGAGTTTTTGTGGCAAATGTTAATGGGTAACTAA
- the ubiC gene encoding chorismate lyase, with protein MSQDALAQLRALHWLPASSPLLTAPLLDWLMEEDSMTRRFEQHCQQVTVQLVREAFIDAGELQEEGDLLPADQRFWLREILLCGDGVPWLAGRTLVPESTLNGPEQMLQQLGTRPLGRYLFADSTLTRDFIDPGQVGALWGRRSRLRLSGKPLLLTELFLPASPLYRALD; from the coding sequence ATGTCTCAGGATGCGCTGGCGCAATTGCGCGCGCTACACTGGCTGCCTGCTTCTTCCCCGCTGCTAACCGCACCCTTGCTCGACTGGCTAATGGAAGAAGACTCGATGACACGACGCTTTGAGCAGCATTGCCAGCAAGTCACGGTGCAACTGGTACGTGAAGCCTTTATTGATGCCGGTGAACTGCAAGAGGAAGGGGATTTGCTACCCGCCGATCAGCGCTTCTGGCTGCGAGAAATTTTGTTATGCGGCGATGGTGTGCCCTGGCTGGCTGGCCGCACCCTGGTGCCGGAAAGCACGCTTAATGGCCCTGAGCAGATGCTACAGCAGCTTGGTACACGCCCACTCGGGCGCTATCTGTTTGCTGACTCTACCCTGACGCGAGATTTTATCGATCCGGGTCAAGTCGGTGCGCTGTGGGGTCGGCGTTCCCGTTTACGCCTCTCCGGCAAACCGCTGTTGTTAACTGAACTGTTTTTACCGGCGTCGCCGCTTTACCGCGCGCTGGATTAA
- the ubiA gene encoding 4-hydroxybenzoate octaprenyltransferase, whose amino-acid sequence MQKTLGINKLQAYSRLMRIDKPIGTLLLLWPTLWALWLSGMAIPPLPVLLVFVLGVVVMRAAGCVINDYADRKVDGHVKRTAARPLASGLVTEKEAKLLFVGLALLAFLLVLTMNRMTIMLSVVGLALAWVYPFMKRYTHLPQVVLGAAFGWAIPMGWAAVSESLPLVCWLVFIANLCWTVAYDTQYAMVDRDDDLKIGVKSTAILFGRYDKLIIGLLQLATLGLMVLVGMLLNLNGAFYWSLLLAAGLFVHQQKLIAQREREPCFQAFLNNNYVGLVLFIGILLNTQPFIDLL is encoded by the coding sequence GTGCAAAAGACCCTGGGAATAAATAAATTACAGGCCTACAGCCGCCTGATGCGCATTGATAAACCGATTGGCACGCTGCTGCTGCTGTGGCCAACGCTATGGGCGCTGTGGTTATCCGGCATGGCGATTCCCCCACTCCCGGTGCTGCTGGTGTTTGTGTTGGGTGTCGTTGTGATGCGTGCTGCGGGTTGCGTCATTAATGACTACGCTGACCGTAAAGTCGATGGACATGTGAAACGTACCGCGGCACGCCCGTTGGCGAGTGGGCTGGTGACGGAAAAAGAAGCGAAGCTGCTGTTTGTGGGCTTAGCTCTGCTGGCGTTTTTGCTGGTGCTGACCATGAATCGCATGACGATTATGTTGTCAGTGGTGGGGCTGGCGCTGGCCTGGGTTTATCCCTTCATGAAGCGTTATACCCATCTGCCACAGGTGGTGCTGGGCGCTGCTTTTGGCTGGGCCATTCCCATGGGCTGGGCGGCAGTTAGTGAGTCCTTACCTTTAGTCTGCTGGCTGGTATTTATCGCCAACCTGTGCTGGACGGTCGCGTACGATACACAATACGCTATGGTGGATCGGGACGATGATTTAAAGATAGGCGTGAAATCGACGGCCATTCTGTTTGGTCGCTATGACAAGTTGATCATCGGCTTGTTGCAGCTGGCAACGCTGGGTCTGATGGTGCTGGTGGGGATGCTGCTGAATCTGAATGGCGCGTTTTACTGGTCGCTGCTGTTAGCGGCAGGCTTGTTTGTCCATCAGCAGAAGTTGATAGCTCAACGCGAGCGCGAACCCTGCTTCCAGGCATTCCTGAATAACAACTACGTTGGTCTGGTGCTGTTTATCGGTATTCTGTTGAATACTCAGCCGTTTATCGATTTGCTGTAG